A genomic segment from Piliocolobus tephrosceles isolate RC106 chromosome X, ASM277652v3, whole genome shotgun sequence encodes:
- the LOC111524987 gene encoding uncharacterized protein LOC111524987 produces the protein MPQYQSHARYHERTEQYCLHVYSILLMEKYFVTGVILLTLSAKLPSQPLAPAAPRTRWSCSCCADALPLRGCGSLGPSASSPAGGELGLPRTSLGGVLGNARPASPCRRGPEVCDLGRPDLRRSSADLAAVSPLAGMRTHAGKAERRRGGGRERVNSPWILAGGASDATWTPLLDIVNRSACEAHDWEPVTLPQFDPAPAPARVLRRSLSPRAAAGVSGPHPGPARAAGERCL, from the exons ATGCCTCAGTACCAAAGTCATGCACGGTATCATGAACGAACAGAACAATACTGCTTGCACGTTTATAGCATTCTACTGATGGAAAAGTATTTTGTTACAGGCGTGATTCTCTTAACCCTTTCAGCAAAACTGCCCAGCCAGCCCCTGGCCCCGGCCGCGCCTCGCACGCGCTGGAGCTGCAGCTGCTGTGCAGACGCCCTTCCGCTGCGAGGGTGCGGCAGTCTCGGACCGAGCGCCTCCAGTCCTGCAGGAGGCGAACTCGGGCTTCCCCGGACTTCCCTGGGAGGCGTCCTTGGGAACGCGCGCCCGGCGAGTCCCTGCCGGCGGGGACCCGAGGTCTGCGACCTCGGCCGACCTGATCTCAGGCGCAGCAGCGCAGACCTGGCCGCCGTATCCCCTCTGGCTGGGATGCGGACCCACGCGGGAAAGGCTGAAAG GCGGCGAGGCGGCGGGAGGGAGCGTGTGAATTCACCCTGGATCCTCGCGGGCGGTGCGAGCGACGCGACCTGGACGCCTCTCCTGGATATTGTAAATAGATCTGCTTGTGAGGCTCACGACTGGGAGCCTGTCACTCTGCCCCAGTTCGACCCGGCCCCGGCGCCCGCCCGCGTCCTGCGGAGGTCCCTGAGCCCGCGCGCGGCTGCAGGAGTCTCGGGGCCGCATCCCGGGCCAGCGCGGGCGGCGGGAGAGCGTTGTCTGTGA